The following coding sequences are from one Mustela lutreola isolate mMusLut2 chromosome 5, mMusLut2.pri, whole genome shotgun sequence window:
- the LOC131832431 gene encoding elongation factor 1-alpha 1-like: MGKEKTHINIVVIGHVDSGKSTTTGHLIYKCGGIDKRTIEKFEKEAAEMGKGSFKYAWVLDKLKAERERGITIDISLWKFETSKYYVTIIDAPGHRDFIKNMITGTSQADCAVLIVAAGVGEFEASISKNGQTREHALLAYTLGVKQLIVGVNKMDSTEPLYSQKRYEEIVKEVSTYIKKIGYNPDTVAFVPISGWNGDNMLEPSANMPWFKGWKVTRKDGNASGTTLLEALDCILPPTRPTDKPLRLPLQDVYKIGGIGTVPVGRVETGVLKPGMVVTFAPVNVTTEVKSVEMHHEALSEALPGDNVGFNVKNVSVKDVRRGNVAGDSKNDPPMEAAGFTAQVIILNHPGQISAGYAPVLDCYTAHIACKFAELKEKIDRRSGKKLEDGPKFLKSGDAAIVDMVPGKPMCVESFSDYPPLGRFAVRDMRQTVAVGVIKAVDKKAAGAGKVTKSAQKAQKAK, encoded by the coding sequence atggggaaggaaaagactCATATCAACATTGTTGTCATCGGACACGTAGATTCGGGCAAGTCTACCACTACTGGTCATCTGATCTACAAATGTGGTGGGATCGACAAAAGAACTATCGAAAAATTCGAGAAGGAGGCTGCTGAGATGGGAAAAGGCTCCTTCAAGTATGCCTGGGTCTTGGATAAACTGAAAGCTGAACGTGAACGTGGTATCACCATTGATATCTCCCTGTGGAAATTCGAGACCAGCAAGTATTACGTGACCATCATTGATGCTCCAGGACACAGAGACTTTATTAAAAACATGATTACAGGCACATCCCAGGCTGACTGTGCTGTCCTGATTGTTGCTGCTGGTGTTGGAGAATTTGAAGCCAGTATCTCCAAGAACGGGCAGACCCGTGAGCATGCCCTTCTGGCTTACACACTGGGTGTAAAACAACTAATTGTTGGTGTTAACAAAATGgattccactgagccactctACAGCCAGAAGAGATACGAGGAAATTGTTAAGGAAGTCagcacctacattaagaaaattggcTACAACCCCGACACAGTAGCATTTGTGCcaatttctggttggaatggtgACAACATGCTGGAGCCAAGTGCTAATATGCCTTGGTTCAAGGGATGGAAAGTCACCCGTAAAGATGGGAATGCCAGTGGAACCACACTGCTTGAAGCTCTGGATTGCATTCTGCCACCAACTCGTCCAACTGACAAGCCCTTGCGTCTGCCTCTCCAGGATGTCTACAAAATTGGTGGTATTGGTACTGTCCCTGTGGGCCGAGTGGAGACTGGTGTTCTTAAGCCTGGCATGGTGGTCACTTTTGCTCCAGTCAACGTAACAACTGAAGTCAAGTCTGTTGAAATGCACCATGAAGCTTTGAGTGAGGCTCTTCCTGGGGACAATGTGGGCTTCAATGTCAAGAACGTATCTGTCAAAGATGTTCGTCGTGGCAATGTGGCTGGCGACAGCAAAAATGACCCACCAATGGAAGCAGCTGGCTTCACAGCTCAGGTGATTATCCTGAACCATCCAGGCCAAATTAGTGCTGGATATGCACCTGTGCTGGATTGTTACACAGCTCACATTGCTTGCAAGtttgctgagctgaaggagaagatAGATCGTCGTTCTGGAAAAAAGCTGGAAGATGGTCCCAAGTTCTTGAAATCTGGTGACGCTGCCATTGTTGATATGGTTCCTGGCAAGCCTATGTGTGTTGAGAGCTTCTCTGACTATCCTCCTCTGGGCCGTTTCGCTGTTCGTGACATGAGACAGACGGTTGCTGTGGGTGTCATCAAAGCAGTGGACAAGAAGGCAGCTGGAGCTGGCAAGGTCACCAAGTCTGCCCAGAAAGCTCAGAAGGCTAAATGA